A stretch of DNA from Channa argus isolate prfri chromosome 7, Channa argus male v1.0, whole genome shotgun sequence:
CCATTTCCATTATTTCCTGCCAGTTTCTATTCAGTCAACTATCACTACAAAAACACgtttctgtttatctgttttaaGGTTATGTACAAAGACCTGTTGAAAATCAGATGGTTATCTGAGGGATGGTAGAATGCTTGTACACCACcgaaaaaattatttttaaaactccttaaaatttttttttttttttttaaagtctgttgATATAATTGTATGATTAGTTGGATTTGTGGTTTCTAGCAAAGAAATTTTGGATCACTAGCAGAATGTAAAACTATGAGCACTTCTGTACAAAAACCAACTGTGAAGCGACAACTGCTGCTTTGAGTGTAGTCAGGCAAAAACGGTGAaagaatttacatttatttatacaaaattcaaatgtttaaaaccagCACGTGAGGTTTATAAAAACCTTCCTGGAGCCAATCggaaaaaaacgttttttccTGGTGTTACTACCAACTGATCAGTTTTACAAAGGCCATAAAACAGCAGTAAATCTGCTACACAACCAGAGCATCGTGATGCTTCATATAGTTCTGCAAAGTTCAGCAAATTACAAAGTTTATATGAAAACCTTGTCAGTGAAGGAGCAACTTCCGTGGGCAAAAGACTGCAGTTGTTTGATGGGACAGTAATAATACACCTTACCAACCTGAATCCTCCTCAGGGTCTAATCCAATTACAGCCAGCAGCCACACAGTGCCTCTTCAGGAACAGTTAAAACgtaaatgacattttttgttacCGCCCAATTTTAATCTGTTCACAGACAAGGCCAGACGACATCAGGAGCTCTGCAGCTGGCTGGTCTTGTTGAATTTGCTCTGCAGGAAAACCCTGGGAACGCAAAGTCCCTCCTTCTTGTTGACAGTCTCTCTCAGGACATAATCATTAGCTACAGGTTGGAATCCAGCCTCCTCAAAGAGCTCAGCCAGGATCTCTGAGTGCAGATGAAAAGAGAGGGGTGAGACATCAGACggagaaaacaacacagctggaAGACATGGATATAAAAAGGCAGGTGAAAAAAGCTCAGATTGGAATGTTTTTGGCTTCTTTGTTCCATCCATCACAAACCAACTTTCCTAGAACATTTCACTCACCTTTGGAGAAGAAGTACGACCTGGTTCCATCTTGCCGGACATAAAAGTTTTCCCCCAACTTGCTGCAGGCTTTAAAGCGAAGCATGGCATGATCGTACAGACCATAGTCCCTGAACAGGACAATGCCTTCCGGCTTCAGCACCTGAAACCCACATACAAGTAACACTACTGCACTAAAAACTGAAACTCATTATTTGTGCCTTTTCTCTATCCACATTAGACAATGgatgtataaatgttttatgatgatTTATGGTTATTTCATATATATTACTACATTTACTAAAGTCTGGAAACAATCATAAAGAAATCTCCCAAggttaaaaggaaaaatcaatTAAACCTTTTTCCTGCAAACTTTGAATTTTGAGTTTTTCTATCGGGCTGTCCCGGCTCTCACCCTGCTGATGTTCTGTAAAGCCAACTTCATCTTCTCGGGATGGATGGCAGACAGGACAAAGATGAGAGTGACGACGTCCACGCTGCCCTCTGGTACATTTTCTCTGAGATCATCTTTAGTTAAATCACACTGAAAGGCACAGCAGCGCTCAGGGCAATACAAAGGGTTTTTCTGtggaaagaagaaagatgaCTTCGTTTTATTAATATCAGACGTTTGCACTGCATCTATAGCAAAAAcattctaaaaataattttgctttGACCAATTTGTAAACAAAGGGGCAGAGAGACCTAAGTGCCAATCCCAACACTAACATACACATAGTCAAGCCATGAGTTTATTGTAAGAAAATATTCAGCTTAGAGACATAAAGCTGTGACTCTGAGATGAAGATAAAGATGGATTATGGGTAATTTAACGGACAAAGCTTTTACTTACTTTGACAAATTCAACAGCTCTTGGTGAGAAATCACAGGCGTAAACAAAGATGTTGAGGTCATCCTCGAGCAGAGGGAAAATGCAGTTTCCCACACCACAGCCAGCCTCAAGCAGGACCAGCCTCTGGGACTCAAACTGGAAACCAAGCAGGGCACAAGTATCACTTAGTCACTTCATTTATGTCTTATCTTGTTACCTCAC
This window harbors:
- the mettl6 gene encoding tRNA N(3)-methylcytidine methyltransferase METTL6; this encodes MIAPEKEEEAGCKDETMSPDVPGQTSASIVLSPEELDRLSSERPLVSDFKRMKLEKEAQKNWDLFYKRNTTNFFKDRHWTTREFEELRACRKFESQRLVLLEAGCGVGNCIFPLLEDDLNIFVYACDFSPRAVEFVKKNPLYCPERCCAFQCDLTKDDLRENVPEGSVDVVTLIFVLSAIHPEKMKLALQNISRVLKPEGIVLFRDYGLYDHAMLRFKACSKLGENFYVRQDGTRSYFFSKEILAELFEEAGFQPVANDYVLRETVNKKEGLCVPRVFLQSKFNKTSQLQSS